In Streptomyces sp. NBC_00414, a single window of DNA contains:
- the ettA gene encoding energy-dependent translational throttle protein EttA has product MAEFIYTMRKTRKAHGDKVILDDVTLNFLPGAKIGVVGPNGAGKSTVLKIMAGLEHPSNGDAFLSPGYSVGILMQEPELDESKTVLQNVQDGAAELMGKLSRFNEVAELMATDYSDALLDEMGKLQEDLDHSNAWDLDAQLEQAMDALGCPPGDWPVTTLSGGEKRRVALCKLLIEAPDLLLLDEPTNHLDAESVNWLEQHLSKYAGAVVAVTHDRYFLNNVAEWILELDRGRAIPYEGNYSTYLDKKSTRLKVEGRKDEKRQKRLKEELEWVRSNAKGRQTKSKARLARYEEMAAEADKMRKLDFEEIQIPPGPRLGSIVVEVQNLSKAFGDKVLIDDLSFTLPRNGIVGVIGPNGAGKTTLFKMIQGLETPDSGAIKVGDTVKISYVDQSRANIDPKKTLWAVVSDELDYINVGQVEMPSRAYVSAFGFKGPDQQKPAGVLSGGERNRLNLALTLKEGGNLLLLDEPTNDLDVETLSSLENALLEFPGAAVVISHDRWFLDRVATHILAYEGESKWYWFEGNFESYEKNKVERLGADAARPHRATYKKLTRG; this is encoded by the coding sequence TTGGCTGAGTTCATTTACACCATGCGCAAGACGCGCAAAGCGCACGGCGACAAGGTGATTCTTGATGACGTCACCCTGAACTTCCTGCCGGGGGCGAAGATCGGCGTCGTCGGGCCGAACGGTGCCGGTAAGTCGACCGTGCTGAAGATCATGGCGGGCCTTGAGCATCCGTCGAACGGTGACGCCTTCCTGTCACCCGGCTACAGCGTCGGCATCCTCATGCAGGAGCCGGAGCTGGACGAGAGCAAGACGGTTCTGCAGAACGTCCAGGACGGCGCCGCCGAGCTGATGGGCAAGCTCAGCCGCTTCAACGAGGTCGCCGAGCTGATGGCGACCGACTACTCGGACGCGCTGCTCGACGAGATGGGCAAGCTCCAGGAGGACCTGGACCACTCCAACGCCTGGGACCTCGACGCGCAGCTCGAACAGGCCATGGACGCGCTGGGCTGCCCGCCCGGCGACTGGCCGGTCACCACCCTCTCCGGTGGCGAGAAGCGCCGCGTCGCGCTCTGCAAGCTGCTGATCGAGGCCCCCGACCTGCTGCTCCTCGACGAGCCCACCAACCACCTCGACGCCGAGTCGGTGAACTGGCTGGAGCAGCACCTCTCGAAGTACGCGGGCGCCGTCGTGGCCGTCACTCACGACCGGTACTTCCTGAACAACGTCGCCGAGTGGATCCTCGAACTGGACCGCGGCCGCGCGATCCCCTACGAGGGCAACTACTCCACATACCTCGACAAGAAGTCCACCCGGCTCAAGGTCGAGGGCCGCAAGGACGAGAAGCGCCAGAAGCGCCTCAAGGAAGAGCTGGAGTGGGTCCGGTCCAACGCCAAGGGCCGTCAGACCAAGTCCAAGGCGCGCCTCGCCCGTTACGAGGAGATGGCTGCCGAGGCCGACAAGATGCGGAAGCTGGACTTCGAGGAGATCCAGATCCCGCCGGGCCCGCGTCTGGGCTCGATCGTCGTCGAGGTCCAGAACCTTTCCAAGGCGTTCGGCGACAAGGTTCTCATCGACGATCTCAGCTTCACCCTGCCGCGCAACGGCATCGTGGGGGTCATCGGCCCGAACGGCGCCGGCAAGACCACGCTGTTCAAGATGATCCAGGGCCTGGAGACGCCGGACTCCGGTGCGATCAAGGTCGGCGACACCGTCAAGATCAGTTACGTCGACCAGAGCCGCGCCAACATCGACCCCAAGAAGACGCTGTGGGCCGTCGTCTCCGACGAGCTGGACTACATCAACGTCGGCCAGGTCGAGATGCCGTCGCGGGCGTACGTCTCCGCGTTCGGCTTCAAGGGCCCGGACCAGCAGAAGCCGGCCGGTGTCCTCTCCGGTGGTGAGCGCAACCGCCTGAACCTGGCGCTGACGCTCAAGGAGGGCGGCAACCTGCTGCTCCTCGACGAGCCCACCAACGACCTCGACGTGGAGACACTGTCGTCGCTGGAGAACGCGCTGCTCGAGTTCCCCGGTGCGGCCGTGGTCATCTCCCACGACCGGTGGTTCCTGGACCGGGTCGCGACGCACATCCTCGCGTACGAGGGTGAGTCGAAGTGGTACTGGTTCGAGGGCAACTTCGAGTCGTACGAGAAGAACAAGGTCGAGCGGCTCGGAGCGGACGCCGCGCGTCCGCACCGCGCCACCTACAAGAAGCTGACCCGGGGCTGA
- a CDS encoding acyl-CoA thioesterase: MRHIYRCPLRWADMDAYGHINNVVFLRYLEEARIDFLFRPDKDFQQGSVVARHEIDYKQQLVHRHTPVDIELWVTQIRAASFTIAYEVKDPDQVYVRAQTVIVPFDFEAQRPRRITAEEREFLKEYTDDAAGSAGAVAA; the protein is encoded by the coding sequence TTGCGGCACATCTACCGCTGCCCGCTGCGCTGGGCGGACATGGACGCGTACGGCCACATCAACAACGTGGTCTTCCTCCGCTATCTGGAGGAGGCGCGTATCGACTTCCTGTTCCGCCCGGACAAGGATTTCCAGCAGGGGTCCGTGGTGGCGCGCCATGAGATCGACTACAAGCAGCAGTTGGTGCACCGGCACACACCGGTGGACATCGAGCTGTGGGTGACGCAGATCAGGGCGGCGTCCTTCACCATCGCCTACGAGGTGAAGGACCCGGACCAGGTGTATGTGCGGGCCCAGACGGTGATAGTGCCGTTCGACTTCGAGGCGCAGCGGCCGCGTCGTATCACCGCGGAGGAGCGCGAGTTCCTCAAGGAGTACACGGACGACGCAGCCGGTTCCGCGGGGGCCGTCGCCGCATGA
- a CDS encoding ABC transporter ATP-binding protein, which produces MTTTDSVGPAGPAGPSFADLAQRAADRRDRPAYGHDALITCDRLVRIFSADGVEVQALQGLDLLVREGELMALVGASGSGKSTLMNILAGLDTPTAGAARVAGHDLLTMGAKDRLSYRRETVGFVWQQTARNLLPYLTAAQNVALPMQLGASRKGRRAQAQRALELLELLEVADCRSRRPVQMSGGQQQRVAIAVALANDPAVLLADEPTGELDSNTAGQIFAAFRTANELLGTTIVIVTHDQAVATEVRRTVAIRDGRTSTEVLRRTEVDATTGHETVVAREYAMLDRAGRLQLPAEYTEALGMRDRVALELEPDHIGIWPDDSEHR; this is translated from the coding sequence ATGACGACCACCGACTCCGTCGGTCCCGCCGGCCCGGCCGGTCCCAGCTTCGCCGACCTCGCCCAGCGGGCCGCCGACCGCCGCGACCGCCCCGCCTACGGCCATGACGCCCTGATCACCTGCGACCGGCTGGTCCGGATCTTCTCCGCGGACGGCGTCGAGGTACAGGCGCTCCAGGGCCTCGATCTCCTCGTCCGCGAGGGCGAGCTGATGGCGCTGGTCGGCGCGTCCGGCAGCGGCAAGTCGACCCTGATGAACATCCTGGCCGGTCTGGACACCCCCACCGCGGGCGCCGCCCGGGTGGCGGGACACGACCTGCTGACCATGGGCGCCAAGGACCGGCTCAGCTACCGGCGCGAGACCGTCGGCTTCGTCTGGCAGCAGACTGCCCGCAATCTCCTCCCCTATCTGACGGCCGCCCAGAACGTCGCCCTGCCGATGCAGCTCGGCGCCTCCCGCAAGGGCCGCCGCGCACAGGCACAGCGCGCCCTGGAGCTCCTGGAGCTGCTGGAGGTCGCGGACTGCCGGTCCCGCCGCCCGGTCCAGATGTCCGGCGGTCAGCAGCAGCGCGTCGCCATCGCCGTGGCGCTGGCCAACGACCCCGCCGTCCTCCTCGCCGACGAACCCACCGGCGAACTCGACTCGAACACCGCCGGACAGATCTTCGCCGCCTTCCGCACCGCGAACGAGCTCCTCGGCACGACCATCGTGATCGTCACGCACGACCAGGCGGTCGCCACCGAGGTCCGCCGGACGGTCGCCATCCGCGACGGCCGTACGTCCACGGAGGTCCTGCGCCGCACCGAGGTGGACGCCACGACCGGCCACGAGACAGTGGTGGCGCGCGAGTACGCGATGCTCGACCGGGCCGGCCGGCTCCAGCTCCCCGCCGAGTACACCGAGGCGCTCGGTATGCGCGACCGTGTCGCCCTGGAACTCGAACCGGACCACATCGGCATCTGGCCGGACGACAGCGAACACCGCTGA
- a CDS encoding FtsX-like permease family protein, which translates to MGRRRIFARRDAERPVAPWIRTRLRAAPDAAVALALLVTATVCLAASFPRAVDRYEDAGLRRAVADATAPRTSVMVSAPPPALGATQGERESALRPAALRDRYTRILDVAERPLVADPRQSAYGVRTTKPLEAAEKWLPRPTGLPTQMTLVAQNGLAEHARLSAGRLPRADGEVSATTPELEAAVTEETADRLHIEVGSVIHVPAVERAPLAVRVTGIVAPREREGAYWAAQPILRTPSLVRLPTQGAEPSTYWLGALLLAPEAAPAILGTPGAPARYWQLAPALSALTANDLPRLATAIATLESGPGLSKVRAFTDPAADASTDLDDVLASYAELRSGISPLVAVAAVGSASVAAVVLLMAGGLAADRRRGELALLRARGVSLRGLTARLSAEAAVVAIPAAALGLAGALLAVPYGRLSYAVWTAAAVALLACAMLPVRAWVTHRAVRVHGDREDLASVRPSRRRTVAELTLLVLASAAVFALRSRGTSGGSSGAAGSGDTADLDTSGSGDQLVALAPVLIGVIAALLLVRLYPLPLRWLARPAGRLRGAVGHLSLARAGRTSVSTVMPLLALLTALTTAAFGGSVLAGVADARDRAALLSLGADARIEVMGPLPASLPEQIRSMSGVHEVTPLSIGYEAKAGSSLETVPLAGVEPGEYAELAQRTRLGAFAAGELKAPADAKASANGTSASPTGAGNGSSASPGTGGSTAAETSAGSPLPALASPTVAERFGTQPFPVRLGDGSTISVRVTVVRELTPAVSGTEFLVVDRAGLGAAPARPTALLLTGDRMDAGALRKVAGTAADVRLRAEERARYVDSPLQSGAERVYAVAVAAGSGYAVLALLLSLIRAAPERAALLARLRTMGLTRGQGRRLLVLEALPQALLAAVGGALTGWAAVRLLAPGVDLTAVALATPGGTPPPGTAVLHTDPASLLLPALAVLLLATGIAAGQAWWTGRRGSVRELRAGDAR; encoded by the coding sequence ATGGGACGCCGTCGGATCTTCGCGCGCCGGGACGCCGAACGGCCCGTCGCGCCCTGGATCCGTACCAGGCTGCGCGCCGCACCCGACGCCGCCGTCGCGCTCGCCCTGCTGGTGACGGCGACCGTCTGCCTGGCCGCGTCCTTCCCGCGCGCCGTCGACCGTTACGAGGACGCGGGCCTGCGCCGGGCGGTCGCCGACGCCACGGCGCCCAGGACCTCCGTGATGGTGTCGGCCCCGCCGCCCGCCCTCGGCGCCACGCAGGGGGAACGCGAGTCGGCCCTGCGTCCGGCCGCCCTGCGCGACCGGTACACCCGCATCCTGGACGTGGCCGAGCGCCCGCTGGTCGCCGACCCCCGGCAGTCCGCGTACGGCGTCCGCACCACGAAACCCCTCGAAGCGGCGGAGAAGTGGCTGCCGAGGCCGACCGGGCTGCCCACGCAGATGACCCTCGTCGCGCAGAACGGCCTCGCCGAACACGCCCGGCTGAGCGCGGGCCGTCTCCCGCGCGCCGACGGCGAGGTGAGCGCCACGACCCCGGAGCTGGAGGCCGCGGTCACCGAGGAGACCGCCGACCGCCTGCACATCGAGGTGGGTTCGGTCATCCACGTCCCCGCCGTCGAACGCGCCCCGCTCGCCGTGCGCGTCACCGGCATCGTCGCCCCGCGCGAGCGGGAGGGCGCCTACTGGGCCGCGCAGCCCATCCTGCGCACCCCGTCCCTCGTGCGCCTGCCCACCCAGGGCGCCGAGCCGAGCACGTACTGGCTCGGCGCGCTCCTGCTGGCCCCGGAGGCGGCACCGGCGATCCTCGGCACCCCCGGCGCCCCCGCGCGCTACTGGCAGCTGGCCCCGGCCCTCTCCGCCCTGACCGCGAACGACCTGCCCCGCCTGGCCACCGCGATCGCCACACTGGAGTCCGGGCCCGGCCTGTCGAAGGTACGCGCGTTCACCGACCCGGCGGCCGACGCGAGCACCGACCTCGACGACGTCCTCGCCTCGTACGCCGAACTGCGTTCCGGCATCAGCCCCCTGGTCGCCGTCGCCGCCGTCGGCAGCGCCTCGGTCGCGGCCGTCGTCCTGCTCATGGCCGGTGGCCTCGCCGCCGACCGCCGCCGCGGCGAACTCGCCCTGCTGCGCGCCCGAGGGGTCTCCCTGCGCGGTCTCACGGCCCGGCTGTCCGCCGAGGCGGCGGTGGTCGCGATACCGGCGGCGGCGCTCGGCCTCGCGGGCGCCCTGCTCGCCGTCCCGTACGGCCGTCTGTCGTACGCCGTCTGGACCGCCGCCGCGGTCGCGCTCCTCGCCTGCGCCATGCTTCCCGTACGCGCCTGGGTCACCCACCGTGCCGTACGCGTCCACGGCGACCGCGAGGACCTCGCTTCCGTACGCCCCTCACGGCGCCGCACCGTCGCCGAACTCACCCTGCTGGTACTGGCGTCGGCGGCGGTGTTCGCGCTGCGCAGCCGCGGGACGTCGGGCGGTTCCAGCGGAGCGGCCGGCTCCGGCGACACGGCGGACCTGGACACCTCCGGCTCCGGCGATCAACTCGTGGCACTGGCACCGGTGTTGATCGGTGTGATCGCCGCACTACTGCTGGTCCGGCTCTATCCGCTGCCGCTGCGCTGGCTGGCCCGCCCCGCCGGCCGGCTGCGCGGGGCGGTCGGCCACCTCTCGCTGGCCCGCGCCGGCCGCACCTCCGTCTCCACGGTGATGCCCCTGCTCGCCCTGCTGACGGCGCTCACCACGGCCGCGTTCGGAGGGTCGGTCCTCGCGGGCGTCGCGGACGCGCGGGACCGGGCGGCCCTGCTGAGCCTCGGAGCCGACGCGCGCATCGAGGTCATGGGGCCACTGCCCGCCTCCCTCCCCGAACAGATCCGCTCGATGTCCGGCGTACACGAGGTCACTCCCCTGAGCATCGGCTACGAGGCGAAGGCCGGGAGCAGCCTGGAGACGGTGCCCCTGGCCGGTGTGGAGCCGGGTGAGTACGCCGAGTTGGCGCAGCGCACGCGCCTGGGAGCCTTCGCCGCGGGCGAGTTGAAGGCCCCGGCTGACGCGAAGGCCTCAGCGAATGGCACCTCGGCCTCCCCGACGGGCGCCGGGAACGGCTCCTCGGCCTCCCCCGGGACGGGAGGTTCCACGGCCGCAGAGACATCCGCAGGCTCCCCGCTGCCCGCCCTCGCCTCCCCCACCGTCGCCGAGCGTTTCGGCACGCAGCCCTTCCCGGTGCGTCTGGGGGACGGCAGCACCATCAGCGTCCGCGTCACCGTCGTACGCGAGCTGACCCCGGCCGTGTCGGGAACCGAGTTCCTCGTCGTGGACCGCGCCGGTCTCGGCGCCGCTCCCGCGCGGCCGACGGCGCTCCTGCTGACCGGCGACCGGATGGACGCGGGTGCCCTGCGCAAGGTCGCGGGCACCGCCGCCGACGTACGCCTGCGGGCCGAGGAACGCGCCCGGTACGTCGACTCCCCCCTGCAGTCCGGCGCCGAGCGCGTCTACGCGGTGGCGGTGGCCGCGGGCTCCGGATACGCCGTCCTCGCGCTGCTGCTCTCCCTGATCCGCGCGGCACCCGAACGCGCGGCCCTGCTGGCCCGGTTGCGCACCATGGGCCTCACCCGGGGCCAGGGCCGTCGGCTGCTCGTACTGGAGGCGCTGCCGCAGGCCCTGCTCGCCGCGGTCGGCGGGGCCCTGACGGGCTGGGCGGCCGTCCGCCTCCTGGCTCCCGGCGTCGACCTGACCGCCGTCGCCCTCGCCACCCCCGGTGGCACCCCTCCCCCCGGCACCGCCGTGCTGCACACCGATCCGGCGTCCCTGCTGCTGCCCGCGCTGGCCGTGCTCCTGCTCGCCACTGGAATCGCCGCGGGCCAGGCGTGGTGGACCGGACGGCGGGGCTCGGTCAGGGAACTGAGAGCGGGGGACGCCCGATGA
- a CDS encoding ABC transporter permease: protein MRAHRLLLTAALLTVLLTTAVLATLTAYSGAIGDAALRHSLLDTSAGTRSGTGSGKSGGSGTASQSAAATTLVVKADVPAEERETADKAVRDGARRTFDGLPVTVRTLTRSGPYALPRSLQEPAARSEDPDLTHFAALDPTQVRTVEGRPPRAPGELAGGDGIEVALPETAARRLGLEPGARLTLVDRFDGPKVRVLVTGLYRPVRVTSPYWQLDDLHGRGVSRLDFTTYGPLLADPAVLAATGDGRLVSSGSTGWLASADFSALTTARIGDLRDAAGAGPRSLLKSPSLHGTTAITTSLPEELDRVERSLLVSRSTLLIVALQLALLAGYALLLVARLLSVERADETRLLRARGASRGRVAGLAALEASLLALPAAVCAPLLTGPLTRLLAGQGALSRIGLRLDTSAVAGGVWLTAAAVALGCALAVTVPVLTARSDGTGGGRARALPAPVRAGADVGLLVVAAVAYWQLSRQTSGAVASTGTGRSAGTSTDTLGIDPLLVSAPALALLAGTVLTLRLLPPVARLAERHAAGGRGLPTALAGWQFSRRPMRGAGPVLLLVLAVAMGMLAIGQGASWNRSQDDQAGFLAGTSVRVLAGGEDGLTRAGLYAGLDGVRGAAPAMRTSLPLSGNRTAAVLALDTRNTSAMLLRGDLADKPVARLLAGIGPERSGPAGVTLPKGSTRLDLELRIRATAQSPGSNSDSGSGPAGSGSNPAAYRSKMSADVTVTLEDRYGTPYRMSAGELPADGRAHRLTLEPAQADRSPSDRPAEPLSLTGMQLDMSQPTGRAEEHRLSVEELAATGAGGTEQRLTAPASWQVTSENNQTTADPKAGNTPTDPDVTSESPLTVTYGTGYIPRETPWETSSLTIRVRPERSAAPEVEAVATDDFLKAAGAREGERLDVPFGGSAVPVRIVASARALPTTEGSGTSDGARSSGGALLVDLRSVNRVLEERYGESVAPTEWWLRTAPGAAAHVAAQLREQPDVEPTQVVVRDEIAERLRDDPFGAGPEAAFAAASVVAAALAAVGFAVSTAGSLRERGAEFALLRALGAPRRQLARLVAAEQGVLVALALVVGVALGAVLTRAVIPLIVLTSRATRPVPEVLVQLPFARVALLLAGLVVAPLVVTGVLVLRRGDAASSLRSLRVLHEQGGE from the coding sequence GTGCGAGCGCATCGTTTGCTGCTGACCGCCGCGCTGCTCACGGTCCTGCTCACCACGGCCGTCCTGGCGACCCTGACCGCGTACTCGGGAGCGATCGGCGACGCGGCTCTGCGCCACTCGCTCCTCGACACCTCGGCGGGCACCCGGAGCGGCACGGGCTCCGGGAAGAGCGGCGGCTCCGGCACCGCCTCGCAGAGCGCGGCGGCCACCACGCTGGTCGTCAAGGCCGATGTCCCCGCGGAGGAACGCGAAACCGCCGACAAGGCCGTACGGGACGGGGCCCGGCGCACCTTCGACGGACTGCCCGTGACCGTGCGGACGCTGACCCGGTCGGGGCCGTACGCGCTGCCGAGGTCCCTGCAGGAGCCCGCGGCCCGCTCGGAGGACCCGGATCTCACCCACTTCGCGGCGCTGGATCCCACCCAGGTGCGGACCGTCGAGGGACGCCCGCCCCGCGCCCCGGGCGAGCTCGCCGGCGGCGACGGGATCGAGGTGGCCCTTCCCGAGACCGCCGCACGCCGGCTGGGGCTCGAACCGGGGGCGCGGCTGACCCTCGTCGACCGGTTCGACGGCCCGAAGGTTCGGGTTCTGGTGACCGGTCTGTACCGGCCCGTGCGCGTCACCTCGCCCTACTGGCAGTTGGACGACCTGCACGGACGCGGGGTCAGCAGGCTCGACTTCACGACGTACGGGCCGCTGCTGGCGGACCCCGCGGTGCTCGCGGCCACCGGAGACGGACGGCTGGTCAGCTCCGGCTCGACCGGCTGGCTGGCGTCCGCGGACTTCTCGGCACTGACGACCGCACGGATCGGGGACCTGCGGGACGCGGCGGGCGCCGGGCCCCGTTCGCTGCTCAAGTCGCCCTCGCTGCACGGCACCACGGCGATCACGACATCGTTGCCGGAGGAACTGGACCGGGTCGAGCGGTCGTTGCTGGTCTCCCGTTCGACGCTGCTGATCGTCGCGCTCCAGCTCGCACTGCTCGCCGGCTACGCCCTGCTGCTCGTGGCCCGGCTGCTGAGCGTCGAACGAGCCGACGAGACACGGCTGTTGCGGGCGCGCGGCGCCTCACGCGGGCGGGTGGCCGGGCTCGCCGCGCTGGAGGCCTCGCTCCTCGCCCTGCCCGCCGCGGTCTGCGCGCCGCTGCTCACCGGGCCGCTGACACGGCTGCTGGCCGGACAGGGGGCGCTGTCGCGGATCGGGCTGCGCCTGGACACCTCGGCGGTGGCCGGCGGGGTGTGGCTGACCGCCGCCGCGGTCGCCCTCGGGTGCGCGCTGGCGGTGACCGTACCCGTGCTGACGGCACGGTCGGACGGTACGGGAGGCGGCCGTGCCCGCGCGCTCCCGGCGCCGGTACGGGCGGGTGCGGACGTCGGCCTGCTGGTCGTCGCGGCGGTCGCGTACTGGCAGTTGAGCCGGCAGACGTCCGGCGCCGTCGCCTCCACCGGCACCGGCCGGTCGGCGGGGACGTCCACGGACACGCTCGGCATCGACCCCCTCCTGGTCTCCGCCCCCGCGCTGGCCCTGCTGGCCGGGACCGTGCTCACCCTGCGCCTGCTGCCACCCGTGGCGCGTCTCGCCGAGCGGCACGCGGCCGGCGGCCGGGGACTGCCCACGGCGCTCGCGGGCTGGCAGTTCAGCCGTCGCCCGATGCGCGGCGCCGGACCCGTCCTGCTGCTCGTCCTCGCGGTCGCCATGGGCATGCTCGCGATCGGCCAGGGCGCGTCGTGGAACCGCTCGCAGGACGACCAGGCGGGCTTCCTGGCCGGCACCTCCGTACGGGTCCTCGCGGGCGGCGAGGACGGCTTGACCCGGGCCGGGCTGTACGCGGGCCTCGACGGCGTACGCGGGGCGGCACCCGCCATGCGTACGTCGCTGCCGCTGTCCGGCAACCGGACGGCGGCGGTGCTGGCGCTGGACACGCGGAACACCTCCGCGATGCTGCTGCGCGGGGACCTGGCGGACAAGCCTGTCGCGCGGCTGCTGGCGGGGATCGGCCCGGAACGGTCGGGACCGGCGGGCGTGACCCTGCCGAAGGGCAGCACGCGGCTGGACCTGGAGCTGCGGATCCGGGCGACCGCACAGTCCCCGGGTTCGAACTCGGACTCGGGCTCAGGGCCAGCCGGTTCGGGCTCGAACCCGGCGGCGTACCGCTCCAAGATGTCGGCGGACGTGACCGTGACGCTGGAGGACCGCTACGGCACCCCGTACCGCATGTCCGCCGGTGAACTCCCCGCCGACGGCAGGGCGCACCGCCTCACCCTGGAGCCGGCCCAGGCCGACCGGTCCCCGTCCGACCGGCCCGCCGAACCGCTCTCGCTGACCGGGATGCAGCTGGACATGTCCCAGCCGACCGGACGTGCCGAGGAACACCGGTTGTCCGTCGAGGAGTTGGCGGCCACGGGAGCCGGGGGGACGGAACAGCGGCTGACGGCGCCCGCCTCCTGGCAGGTGACGTCGGAGAACAACCAGACCACGGCGGACCCCAAGGCGGGCAACACCCCGACGGACCCGGACGTGACGTCGGAGAGCCCGCTGACCGTGACCTACGGAACCGGATACATCCCCCGTGAGACCCCCTGGGAGACCTCGTCGTTGACGATCCGGGTGCGGCCGGAGCGGTCGGCCGCGCCCGAGGTCGAGGCCGTGGCGACCGACGACTTCCTGAAGGCCGCGGGCGCGCGCGAGGGAGAACGGCTCGACGTCCCCTTCGGCGGCTCGGCCGTACCCGTACGGATCGTGGCGAGCGCACGCGCGCTGCCGACCACGGAGGGCTCCGGGACGTCGGACGGCGCGCGGAGTTCCGGCGGGGCGCTGCTGGTCGATCTGCGCTCCGTGAACCGGGTGCTGGAGGAGCGGTACGGGGAGAGCGTCGCGCCCACCGAATGGTGGCTGCGGACCGCGCCGGGTGCCGCGGCGCACGTGGCGGCACAGCTGCGTGAACAGCCCGATGTCGAGCCGACGCAGGTCGTCGTGCGTGACGAGATCGCGGAGCGGCTGCGGGACGATCCGTTCGGGGCGGGTCCTGAGGCGGCGTTCGCCGCGGCCTCCGTGGTCGCCGCCGCGCTGGCCGCGGTCGGCTTCGCGGTGAGTACGGCGGGCTCGTTGCGGGAGCGTGGCGCCGAGTTCGCCCTGCTCCGCGCGCTGGGGGCGCCACGCCGTCAGCTGGCCCGGCTGGTCGCCGCCGAGCAGGGGGTGCTGGTGGCGCTGGCCCTGGTGGTGGGGGTGGCGTTGGGAGCGGTACTGACCCGGGCGGTGATTCCGTTGATCGTGCTGACGTCCCGGGCCACCCGGCCGGTCCCGGAGGTACTGGTGCAACTGCCGTTCGCCCGCGTCGCGTTGCTGCTGGCGGGCCTGGTGGTCGCGCCGCTGGTCGTCACCGGTGTGCTGGTGCTGCGGCGGGGCGACGCCGCCTCGTCGCTCCGGTCGTTGCGTGTGCTGCACGAGCAGGGGGGTGAGTGA
- a CDS encoding globin gives MDGVKEIRRGTLQEQTFYEQVGGEETFRRLVHRFYEGVAEDPLLRPMYPEEDLGPAEERFTLFLIQYWGGPTTYSENRGHPRLRMRHAPFAVDRAAHDAWLKHMRVAVDELGLSEEHEHTLWNYLTYAAASMVNTEG, from the coding sequence ATGGACGGTGTGAAAGAGATTCGGCGCGGCACGCTTCAGGAGCAGACCTTCTACGAGCAGGTCGGCGGCGAGGAGACCTTCCGGCGCCTGGTGCACCGGTTCTACGAGGGTGTCGCCGAGGACCCGCTGCTGCGGCCCATGTATCCCGAGGAGGACCTGGGCCCGGCCGAGGAGCGCTTCACGCTGTTCCTGATCCAGTACTGGGGCGGTCCGACCACGTACAGCGAGAACCGCGGTCATCCCCGGCTGCGGATGCGTCACGCCCCCTTCGCGGTCGACCGGGCGGCCCACGACGCCTGGCTGAAGCACATGCGGGTCGCCGTCGACGAGCTCGGCCTCTCCGAGGAGCACGAGCACACGCTCTGGAACTACCTGACGTATGCGGCCGCTTCGATGGTGAACACCGAAGGCTGA
- a CDS encoding methyltransferase domain-containing protein: MSAYAIDHGLDDLAATARAALVREIDESGAWDADPVWRAAFDNVPRHLFVPYYYVGTRGGYERRWGEDPSPRRREEWLRGAYADTPLATRLRDGELLSSSSQPSLMAKMLAELEVRDGDAVLEIGAGTGYNAALLSYRLGEDLVTTVDLDPEITESARRHLAAAGHRPVVVTGDGARGCPERAPFDRVVATCALNSVPRSWLAQCRPGARILAPFATGLIALRVRDAGHAEGRFLHTSAYFVPLRGGSRTEREDPDVPLAGLPHRARSHELFRFLLTLTADGLTADEAHTLWGPDGWPPRERYGITVAGDRAWAWLDAPEGPYTWPLPGS, translated from the coding sequence ATGAGCGCGTACGCCATCGACCATGGGCTCGACGACCTCGCCGCCACGGCGCGGGCGGCGCTGGTGCGCGAGATCGACGAGAGCGGTGCCTGGGACGCCGACCCGGTCTGGCGGGCGGCCTTCGACAACGTCCCGCGCCACCTCTTCGTGCCGTACTACTACGTGGGCACCCGCGGCGGCTACGAGCGCAGATGGGGCGAGGATCCCAGCCCGCGCCGACGCGAGGAGTGGCTGCGCGGGGCGTACGCGGACACCCCGCTGGCCACCCGCCTGCGCGACGGCGAACTGCTGTCGTCCAGCAGCCAGCCGTCCCTGATGGCCAAGATGCTGGCCGAGCTGGAGGTGCGGGACGGGGACGCGGTCCTGGAGATCGGCGCGGGCACCGGCTACAACGCGGCGCTGCTCTCGTACCGGCTGGGCGAGGACCTGGTCACCACGGTCGACCTGGACCCGGAGATCACCGAGTCCGCTCGGCGGCACCTGGCCGCCGCGGGCCACCGGCCGGTCGTCGTCACCGGCGACGGAGCGCGCGGCTGCCCCGAGCGGGCCCCCTTCGACCGTGTCGTCGCCACCTGCGCGCTGAACTCGGTCCCGCGTTCCTGGCTCGCCCAGTGCCGCCCCGGCGCCCGGATCCTCGCCCCGTTCGCCACCGGCCTCATCGCCCTGCGGGTGCGGGACGCCGGGCACGCCGAAGGCCGCTTCCTGCACACGTCCGCCTACTTCGTGCCCCTGCGCGGCGGGAGCAGGACCGAGCGCGAGGACCCGGACGTGCCCCTGGCGGGCCTGCCGCACCGGGCCAGGAGCCACGAGCTGTTCCGGTTCCTGCTGACCCTGACGGCGGACGGCCTCACCGCGGACGAGGCGCACACGCTGTGGGGGCCCGACGGGTGGCCGCCGCGCGAGCGGTACGGGATCACGGTCGCCGGTGACCGCGCGTGGGCGTGGCTGGACGCCCCCGAGGGGCCGTACACCTGGCCGCTGCCCGGTTCCTAA